One Clostridium estertheticum DNA segment encodes these proteins:
- a CDS encoding inorganic pyrophosphatase, translating to MDYNNKEFWSMLDDLVGDSEIVIDRPKGSRDPKWPDMIYEVDYGYLKNTTSMDGGGIDIWRGTDKKHEIDGIICIVDLLKKDSEIKILIGCTDNEKEMIYRVHNNYKFMKGIYISRLGA from the coding sequence TTGGATTATAATAATAAAGAATTTTGGAGTATGTTAGATGATTTAGTAGGTGATTCTGAAATAGTAATAGATAGACCAAAAGGTTCAAGAGACCCTAAATGGCCTGATATGATATATGAAGTTGATTATGGATATTTAAAGAATACAACGTCTATGGATGGTGGTGGAATTGACATATGGCGTGGAACAGATAAAAAACATGAAATTGATGGGATTATATGTATCGTGGATTTGTTGAAAAAAGATTCTGAAATCAAAATACTGATTGGTTGTACTGATAATGAAAAAGAAATGATATATAGAGTTCATAATAATTACAAGTTTATGAAGGGAATTTATATATCAAGGTTAGGAGCATAA
- a CDS encoding four helix bundle protein, translated as MNTYEKIYYENFRKKFAYVKTLELIEKINEIVEKCNTEKNRIVQKKAIKIATETAQAIGSILSETRRDFHYKLAIRLTYEFMKDIEDMGTTKEYKYENVKEILNKALEVIKLLRTYRKNLRIKENEIMKTVDVGDKLDIKNIQMELDKIKDFRDLSAYKIIMDFFKILYPILAKLPEYEQYSVFSQTQRASESIVANIAEGNGRGAFGYKKVEANFYSISFGSCTETQCWLDVLKLKGYIDLQEHYQMDNLLEQIKKLLISYIKRLIGEVA; from the coding sequence ATGAATACTTATGAAAAAATTTATTACGAGAATTTCAGGAAAAAGTTTGCATATGTTAAAACACTGGAATTAATAGAGAAAATTAATGAAATTGTAGAAAAATGCAATACTGAAAAAAATAGAATAGTACAAAAGAAAGCTATTAAAATTGCTACTGAGACAGCACAAGCTATTGGAAGCATTTTATCGGAGACAAGAAGAGACTTTCATTATAAACTGGCAATTCGCCTTACATATGAATTTATGAAGGATATAGAAGATATGGGTACAACTAAGGAATATAAATATGAAAATGTAAAAGAAATTTTGAACAAGGCTCTGGAAGTAATTAAGCTGTTAAGAACATACAGAAAAAATTTAAGAATTAAGGAGAATGAAATAATGAAAACAGTTGATGTTGGAGATAAACTGGATATAAAGAATATCCAAATGGAATTAGATAAAATAAAAGATTTTAGAGATTTGAGTGCTTATAAAATAATCATGGACTTCTTTAAAATACTATACCCAATACTTGCGAAGTTGCCAGAGTATGAGCAATACTCAGTCTTTTCACAGACACAAAGAGCTTCGGAGAGTATAGTCGCTAATATTGCAGAAGGTAATGGACGAGGGGCATTTGGCTATAAAAAGGTCGAAGCAAACTTCTATTCTATAAGTTTCGGCTCTTGTACAGAGACACAATGTTGGCTTGATGTGCTAAAGCTAAAGGGGTATATAGACTTGCAAGAGCATTATCAAATGGATAACTTACTGGAACAGATAAAAAAACTCCTTATTTCGTATATTAAAAGACTTATAGGAGAGGTGGCATGA
- a CDS encoding class I SAM-dependent methyltransferase has translation MGMDWYNMIALRNGGYKNNATYIVEGVSGEDVFEERLIKMLGNCKSVLDSGCGHGEFTIKMGRYANNIIGFDNSKELIKIADEILKESKIENVRFVYAWTRDNKPLPFEDEQFDLIYSRRGPTSIAYHSRVLRSGGTIYGICPEYPNIIDIVSERLSHNGFVNIEINVFDSAILVFPNAKEFAKFLTAFPGNPDYTLPESKQMLDGKVKENMINGRLCYKQWRFIWRAFKA, from the coding sequence ATGGGTATGGACTGGTACAATATGATAGCATTAAGAAATGGTGGTTATAAAAATAATGCTACTTACATTGTTGAAGGGGTATCTGGTGAGGATGTTTTTGAAGAAAGACTAATTAAAATGCTGGGTAATTGCAAATCTGTTTTAGATTCTGGATGTGGCCATGGTGAATTCACTATTAAAATGGGAAGATATGCAAATAATATTATAGGTTTTGACAACTCAAAAGAATTGATTAAAATTGCAGATGAAATTCTAAAAGAGAGTAAGATTGAGAATGTTAGATTTGTTTACGCATGGACAAGGGATAATAAACCTCTTCCTTTTGAAGATGAGCAATTTGATTTAATTTACAGTAGAAGAGGTCCAACCTCAATTGCTTACCATAGTCGAGTTCTTCGTTCTGGAGGAACAATCTATGGTATTTGCCCTGAATATCCTAATATTATTGACATTGTTTCAGAAAGACTGTCGCATAATGGTTTTGTTAATATTGAGATAAATGTTTTTGATAGTGCAATATTAGTTTTTCCTAATGCTAAAGAATTTGCAAAGTTTTTAACAGCATTTCCTGGCAATCCAGATTATACATTGCCTGAAAGTAAGCAGATGTTAGATGGAAAAGTTAAGGAAAACATGATAAATGGGCGACTATGTTATAAACAATGGCGATTTATTTGGAGGGCTTTTAAAGCATAA
- a CDS encoding HIT family protein: MKNCLFCSIANDLEQKIILSNEHCMFLQKPQEILIGSGVIVPKKHRETLFDLSEDEWTATFELLQEVKVYIDNKCKPTGYNIGWNVGSVGGQEIFHAHLHVIPRYEDEPFAGKGIRYWLKQSQNKRDTAITLNCED, from the coding sequence ATGAAAAACTGTTTATTTTGTTCAATTGCAAATGATTTAGAGCAAAAGATTATACTTAGTAACGAGCATTGCATGTTTTTGCAGAAGCCACAGGAAATATTAATTGGTTCAGGTGTGATAGTGCCTAAGAAACATAGAGAAACTTTATTTGATTTATCGGAAGATGAATGGACTGCAACATTTGAGTTGCTCCAAGAAGTTAAGGTGTATATAGATAATAAGTGTAAACCTACAGGCTATAATATCGGATGGAATGTTGGAAGCGTAGGTGGTCAAGAAATATTTCATGCACATTTACATGTTATTCCAAGATATGAGGATGAACCATTTGCAGGTAAAGGCATTAGATATTGGCTGAAACAGTCACAAAACAAAAGGGACACAGCCATAACACTAAATTGTGAAGATTAA
- a CDS encoding DUF2442 domain-containing protein — MRKLKIVSVECAVVEENYMLLIYFTDGEVKRFDMKPYLKYGLFKELKSKEKFDKVYVDAMDEIVWQNGSGIGADTLYIKGEKDDTIKSIIRTNG; from the coding sequence ATGAGAAAATTAAAAATTGTTAGTGTTGAATGTGCTGTAGTAGAAGAAAATTATATGTTATTGATTTATTTTACAGATGGAGAGGTCAAAAGATTCGACATGAAACCTTATTTAAAATATGGATTATTTAAAGAATTGAAAAGTAAAGAGAAATTTGACAAGGTATACGTGGATGCAATGGATGAAATTGTATGGCAAAATGGGTCAGGAATTGGTGCAGATACCCTTTATATTAAAGGAGAAAAGGACGATACTATCAAATCCATTATTAGGACTAATGGGTAG
- a CDS encoding adenosine deaminase has translation MKEKFIKALESNDLDEMRKIPKGDLHNHGSIGGNKRYIEEWADISIAKPPKFKTLNDMQQWFRQNIKFLIKGTLGYEKLIEATFVQAKMDGVKVLNMSFGIGEASEYGNSVENMVQALKRIHQSFAPDVIFMPEIALSTFTPIGEMNEGLEQFLAQDYFKSIDMYGDEFAVPTLKKVFRKAKEKGLILKAHVGEFGTAELVREAVEELELDQIQHGIAAANSQSIMRWLCDNKIQLNICPTSNILLSRVESYKVHPIRKLYDNGIKVTINTDDMLIFDQSVSQEFFNLYNAGLFNATELNEIRENGLSVVFNT, from the coding sequence ATGAAAGAAAAATTCATTAAAGCGTTAGAGAGTAACGATTTAGATGAAATGAGAAAAATACCAAAAGGGGATTTACACAATCATGGCTCAATAGGAGGCAACAAAAGATACATTGAAGAATGGGCGGATATAAGTATAGCTAAGCCACCTAAGTTTAAAACACTTAATGATATGCAACAGTGGTTTAGACAAAATATTAAATTCTTGATAAAAGGAACGTTAGGTTATGAAAAGCTAATAGAAGCAACTTTTGTACAGGCAAAGATGGATGGTGTTAAGGTACTTAATATGAGTTTCGGTATTGGTGAAGCTTCTGAATATGGAAACTCTGTGGAGAATATGGTACAAGCTTTAAAAAGAATTCACCAAAGTTTTGCTCCTGATGTTATTTTTATGCCAGAAATCGCATTGAGTACATTTACACCTATTGGTGAAATGAATGAGGGGTTAGAACAATTTTTGGCTCAGGATTACTTTAAATCAATTGACATGTATGGAGATGAATTTGCAGTCCCTACTTTAAAAAAAGTATTTAGAAAAGCTAAAGAAAAAGGATTAATTTTAAAAGCACACGTGGGTGAATTTGGGACTGCTGAATTAGTCAGAGAGGCTGTAGAAGAATTAGAACTTGACCAGATACAGCATGGAATAGCGGCCGCAAATTCTCAGAGCATTATGAGATGGTTATGTGATAATAAAATACAGCTTAATATATGTCCCACAAGTAATATCTTACTTAGCAGGGTTGAAAGTTATAAGGTTCATCCTATTAGAAAACTATATGATAATGGTATTAAAGTAACTATAAATACTGATGATATGCTTATTTTTGACCAGAGTGTTTCTCAGGAATTTTTTAACCTTTATAATGCAGGTTTGTTTAATGCAACTGAACTAAATGAAATAAGAGAAAATGGGCTATCAGTAGTTTTTAATACATAA
- a CDS encoding ParM/StbA family protein, protein MNDILVSIDTGKSSTKSVIKVNGVIVKDIFRTKVQEINNMGVELTKNSYYIEFGGKSYLIGDMLSEDKCDYNISKTSINHQLCIYLAIAKIIDQSGAMALGVPNVYLALNVPINIYKNKTLKQEYTELIQRAGQVIPMKVNGRSYVFKINLVLPLPEATASIYSNISNFRDKKATIIDCGSLNTSYCTFNSLVPLLESMVIANSGINVLRSTIAERLTTFCGTLVSNDDTEETLKNGYLYVDGAKVEESKAILEGLIREHVLEIFNYAKSRGISFNNTTVIFTGGGTILLKKYILEIYPNAIFEKDPQYANVLSYFSVLEIKYNGKK, encoded by the coding sequence ATGAATGATATATTAGTATCAATAGATACAGGGAAAAGCAGTACAAAGTCTGTAATTAAGGTGAATGGAGTTATAGTAAAGGATATATTTAGAACGAAAGTACAAGAAATAAATAATATGGGTGTCGAGCTTACTAAAAACTCTTACTACATAGAATTCGGAGGTAAATCATACTTAATTGGAGACATGCTTAGCGAGGATAAATGTGACTATAATATCAGCAAGACATCAATCAATCACCAACTTTGTATCTATTTAGCAATAGCAAAGATTATTGACCAAAGTGGAGCTATGGCTCTTGGTGTTCCTAATGTTTATTTAGCATTAAACGTACCTATAAATATTTATAAGAATAAAACACTTAAACAGGAGTACACTGAACTAATACAACGAGCAGGTCAAGTAATTCCAATGAAAGTAAATGGTAGGTCATACGTATTTAAAATAAATTTAGTATTACCTCTCCCAGAAGCTACAGCTTCAATATATTCAAATATATCTAACTTTAGAGATAAAAAAGCTACTATTATAGATTGTGGTTCATTAAATACAAGTTATTGCACATTTAATAGCTTAGTTCCATTACTTGAATCAATGGTTATAGCTAACTCTGGTATCAATGTTTTAAGGTCAACAATCGCTGAAAGACTAACTACATTTTGCGGTACATTGGTATCTAATGATGATACAGAAGAAACCCTTAAAAATGGCTATTTATACGTTGATGGAGCTAAAGTAGAAGAAAGTAAGGCAATACTTGAAGGATTAATTAGAGAACATGTTCTTGAAATATTCAACTATGCTAAGAGTAGAGGTATAAGTTTCAATAATACAACAGTGATTTTTACTGGTGGCGGTACTATTCTCTTGAAAAAATACATACTCGAAATTTATCCAAATGCTATTTTTGAGAAAGACCCTCAGTATGCTAACGTCCTTAGTTATTTTAGTGTATTGGAGATTAAATATAATGGCAAAAAATAA
- a CDS encoding nucleotidyltransferase domain-containing protein gives MVDCDIKYTLLNHKNYIECVYEFCKDNRFSMILKGSLAKGTATKYSDIDLIILGEINDTKINEIITLYGNPVMTNFTEKPKGILILVYQDGISIDLDIRDTITQEDLVNSKVLLKYNTNFIITNNIIRKQIISNYIPNRPIWYKTLRLLHKGIIKYLSNKTDSAYDFLSEIKENLKVLKIYNLNFDNNFETDIQCIFEELCKKFNLNTQIKILFNNLFKEF, from the coding sequence ATGGTTGATTGCGATATTAAATATACTTTATTAAATCATAAAAATTATATTGAGTGTGTTTATGAATTCTGTAAAGATAACAGATTTTCAATGATTTTAAAAGGTTCTTTAGCAAAAGGTACTGCAACAAAATATTCAGATATTGACTTGATAATCTTAGGGGAGATTAATGACACTAAAATTAATGAAATCATTACACTTTATGGTAACCCAGTAATGACTAATTTTACTGAAAAACCTAAAGGTATATTAATTCTGGTTTATCAAGATGGCATTTCTATAGATTTAGACATAAGAGATACAATTACACAAGAAGATTTGGTAAATAGTAAAGTTCTTTTAAAATATAATACAAATTTTATTATAACTAATAATATTATTAGAAAACAAATAATATCAAATTATATACCTAATAGACCTATCTGGTATAAGACATTAAGGTTATTGCATAAAGGAATTATTAAGTACCTGTCAAATAAAACTGACAGTGCGTATGATTTTCTATCAGAAATTAAAGAAAACCTTAAAGTTCTTAAAATATATAATTTGAATTTTGATAATAATTTTGAAACTGATATACAATGTATTTTTGAAGAGCTTTGTAAAAAATTCAACCTTAATACACAAATAAAGATTCTATTTAATAACCTCTTTAAAGAATTTTAG
- a CDS encoding NAD(+) diphosphatase — protein sequence MRFNYCPICGEELTEKIIGDEGVVKYCVTCNRPYFDGPASCVEVLVINEHNQILLLKQNYISKTHWGVVSGYVKNGDTLEETVIREVMEETGQNVERMKYVESYYFKPKQLIMPGFIAFVKTKPFVDSNEVDDIMWCEIEDVNQYIARVDNMSGIHFDNSMRFLNL from the coding sequence ATGAGATTCAATTATTGTCCTATATGTGGTGAAGAACTTACTGAAAAAATTATTGGTGATGAAGGGGTAGTAAAATACTGTGTCACCTGCAATAGACCGTATTTTGATGGCCCTGCAAGTTGTGTTGAAGTATTGGTTATCAATGAACATAATCAGATATTGTTACTGAAACAAAATTATATATCTAAAACTCATTGGGGAGTAGTTTCTGGGTATGTTAAAAACGGGGATACGTTAGAAGAAACAGTAATAAGAGAGGTCATGGAAGAAACAGGTCAAAATGTTGAAAGAATGAAATATGTTGAAAGCTATTATTTTAAACCAAAGCAATTAATCATGCCTGGGTTTATTGCTTTCGTTAAGACCAAGCCTTTCGTAGATTCTAATGAAGTCGATGACATTATGTGGTGCGAGATTGAGGACGTTAATCAATATATTGCAAGAGTAGATAATATGTCTGGTATTCACTTTGATAATTCAATGAGATTTCTAAATTTATAA
- a CDS encoding DUF4160 domain-containing protein gives MGKLFAIDYTVIYMKHFDTDRHIDPHFHVKILNTDQKASISILSKTIIAGNIDQYTLKLIQTWIMIHQEELIANWNRAVIGKEIYSINPKFRL, from the coding sequence ATGGGAAAACTATTCGCAATTGATTATACAGTTATTTATATGAAACATTTTGATACAGATAGGCATATAGACCCGCATTTTCATGTCAAAATTTTAAACACAGACCAAAAGGCATCAATTTCTATTTTAAGCAAAACGATTATAGCAGGGAATATTGACCAATATACTCTAAAACTAATACAAACATGGATTATGATTCATCAGGAAGAGCTAATTGCAAACTGGAACAGGGCTGTAATTGGAAAAGAAATATATAGTATAAATCCAAAATTCAGATTGTAA
- a CDS encoding restriction endonuclease — MAIPTYEEVMLPLLKLISDGNLYNNKQCVEDLAREFNLSDEEINQKLQSGKKIFYDRLNWAKTYLKNAGLIEVPKRGLFRISVSGQGLLKENISSLNSKYLLRYEDFKEYLNRSKKVDAIGEKVEIISDESKDKTPFENIDESYKKIKILLADELLEKLKEVDFFKFEEIVLDLLVKMGYGGSRIEAKMATKKTGDEGIDGIINEDRLGLDRIYIQAKRWKDTVVGRPEIQKFSGALDTPGANKGIFITTSTFSNEAIEYVNRIATKKIVLIAGHQLAEYMIDFNVGVSVETVYEIKKIDSDYFMDE; from the coding sequence ATGGCTATTCCAACGTATGAGGAAGTTATGCTTCCTCTTTTAAAACTCATATCTGATGGAAATTTATACAACAATAAACAATGTGTAGAGGATTTAGCAAGAGAATTTAACTTATCTGATGAAGAAATAAATCAAAAGCTTCAAAGTGGTAAGAAGATATTTTATGATAGATTAAATTGGGCTAAGACATACCTTAAAAATGCAGGACTGATTGAAGTTCCCAAAAGAGGGTTGTTTAGAATCAGTGTGAGCGGACAAGGTCTTCTTAAAGAGAATATCAGTAGTTTAAATTCAAAATATTTGTTAAGGTATGAAGATTTTAAAGAATATTTAAATAGAAGTAAGAAAGTAGATGCAATTGGTGAAAAGGTAGAGATTATTAGTGACGAAAGCAAAGATAAGACCCCTTTTGAAAATATAGATGAATCATATAAAAAGATTAAGATTTTGTTAGCTGATGAATTATTAGAAAAACTAAAAGAGGTAGATTTTTTTAAGTTTGAGGAAATTGTATTAGATTTACTTGTTAAGATGGGCTATGGTGGGTCAAGAATAGAGGCTAAAATGGCAACTAAAAAGACAGGTGATGAAGGTATAGATGGGATAATAAATGAAGATAGACTTGGGCTTGATAGAATTTATATTCAAGCTAAGAGATGGAAGGATACAGTGGTAGGAAGGCCAGAAATACAAAAGTTTTCAGGGGCGTTAGATACGCCAGGAGCGAACAAGGGGATTTTTATAACTACATCTACATTTTCAAATGAGGCTATTGAGTATGTGAACAGAATAGCTACTAAGAAGATAGTATTAATTGCTGGACATCAGTTAGCTGAATATATGATAGATTTTAACGTAGGTGTATCGGTTGAAACTGTTTATGAGATTAAGAAGATAGATAGTGATTATTTTATGGACGAATAG
- a CDS encoding NUDIX hydrolase: MPKNVDNDDEKVFGEKLNDVNYIDRGAVYGIVINDEGKIATIKTPTGYFLPGGGIEDEETHRECLEREFIEETGYKIKIGRNIGKASLYHLSKINQYLHGIGYFYFVNLESKTSNKIEEDHQLLWIESGNCIKCLFLEHQAWAVSEALKFKG, from the coding sequence ATGCCTAAAAATGTTGATAATGATGATGAAAAAGTATTTGGTGAAAAACTTAATGATGTAAATTACATTGATAGAGGGGCTGTATATGGGATAGTGATTAATGATGAAGGTAAAATTGCTACGATAAAAACACCAACAGGGTATTTTTTACCTGGCGGTGGAATTGAGGATGAAGAAACACATAGAGAATGTCTTGAAAGAGAGTTTATCGAAGAGACAGGATATAAAATTAAAATAGGGAGAAATATTGGGAAGGCTTCCTTGTATCATTTATCTAAGATAAATCAGTATTTACATGGTATAGGTTACTTTTATTTTGTGAATTTGGAAAGCAAGACAAGCAATAAAATTGAAGAAGACCATCAGCTATTATGGATTGAAAGTGGTAATTGTATTAAGTGCTTATTTTTAGAACATCAAGCATGGGCAGTTTCAGAGGCTCTAAAGTTTAAAGGTTAG
- a CDS encoding MerR family transcriptional regulator has product MKISEFAKRAGVTVKTLLHYDKIGLLKPSQKTDCGYRIYCEDDFLRLQQITTLKFIGLPLIEISHILYKTESNLESMISIQKKALEEKKKHIESVITVFNKAENQIKKNGFLEVDKLIDIIKITNMENKVIEQYKTDENFNLRGNLHSCNINKTDWNTWCFNQMQFPTKSRILELGCGTGELWSKNSHNINDGWTITLSDFSKGMLIGTKNKLEQIGNNFLYEEINAQDIPYEDESFDVVIARHMLYFVPDIRKAISEIKRVLVKGGLFYATTNSRESMAELNELLKNFDCGLGLHNNGMCDRFDLEGGQPLLKEYFGEVNVDILEGKIVVDNAEHVVSYKASTIKGSSLLVREKKQEFIKYVEDYIKEKGNISITTKACIFKAKK; this is encoded by the coding sequence TTGAAAATCAGCGAGTTTGCTAAAAGAGCAGGGGTAACTGTAAAGACGTTACTACATTATGATAAAATTGGATTACTGAAACCGTCACAAAAAACTGATTGCGGATATAGAATTTATTGTGAAGATGATTTTCTGAGACTGCAACAAATTACTACTTTAAAATTTATTGGTCTACCATTAATTGAGATAAGTCATATTTTATATAAAACAGAATCAAATTTAGAAAGTATGATTAGTATTCAAAAGAAAGCTTTAGAAGAAAAGAAAAAACATATAGAATCAGTTATAACTGTCTTTAATAAAGCCGAGAACCAAATAAAAAAAAATGGATTCTTAGAGGTTGATAAACTCATTGATATTATCAAGATAACTAATATGGAAAATAAGGTAATAGAGCAGTATAAGACTGATGAAAATTTTAATTTAAGGGGTAATCTCCATAGCTGTAATATTAACAAGACAGATTGGAATACCTGGTGCTTTAATCAAATGCAATTTCCAACTAAATCAAGGATACTGGAACTCGGATGTGGAACAGGGGAGTTGTGGAGTAAAAATAGTCATAATATAAATGATGGATGGACAATAACTTTATCAGATTTTTCTAAAGGTATGTTAATTGGTACAAAAAACAAATTAGAACAAATAGGTAATAATTTTTTATATGAGGAGATTAATGCACAAGATATTCCTTATGAAGATGAAAGCTTTGATGTAGTCATTGCACGACATATGCTTTATTTTGTACCAGACATTAGAAAGGCCATATCTGAAATAAAAAGAGTTCTTGTTAAAGGTGGCTTATTTTATGCAACTACTAACTCACGTGAATCTATGGCTGAACTAAATGAACTTCTAAAAAACTTTGATTGTGGTCTGGGATTGCATAATAATGGAATGTGCGATAGGTTTGATTTAGAGGGTGGACAGCCATTGCTAAAAGAATATTTCGGTGAGGTCAACGTGGATATTCTTGAAGGTAAGATAGTAGTAGATAATGCTGAGCATGTAGTATCTTATAAAGCTTCTACTATAAAAGGAAGTTCTTTACTTGTAAGAGAGAAAAAGCAGGAGTTTATAAAGTATGTAGAAGATTATATTAAAGAGAAAGGAAATATATCAATAACAACAAAAGCCTGTATTTTTAAAGCAAAAAAATAA
- a CDS encoding sugar phosphate isomerase/epimerase family protein — MKTIDFGMPTLIETNSIESCVKLCKELGLDFIELNMNLPQYQIENIDVQKLKSICEKENIYFTIHLDENISICDFNNGIAKAYVKTVLDTIDISKQLKIPVLNMHMSNGVYFTLPNEKIFLFNQYKDIYLTKLKEFRNMCKKAIGDSNIKICVENCNGYKEFAIEGIDLLLKSNVFALTFDIGHSHSVNGIDEPFINRHIDRLYHMHVHDGNGGENHLPLGIGEINIRERIFLAREHKCRVVLEVKTIKGLKQSVDKLKDYL, encoded by the coding sequence ATGAAAACAATTGATTTTGGTATGCCAACACTTATTGAGACTAACAGCATTGAAAGCTGTGTTAAATTATGCAAAGAGCTTGGTTTAGATTTCATCGAATTAAATATGAATTTACCTCAATATCAAATTGAAAATATAGATGTTCAAAAGCTCAAATCAATTTGTGAAAAGGAGAATATTTATTTTACAATTCATCTTGATGAAAACATTAGTATTTGTGATTTTAACAATGGGATAGCAAAAGCATATGTAAAAACTGTCTTGGATACTATTGATATTTCTAAACAATTGAAAATTCCTGTTCTTAATATGCACATGTCAAATGGAGTTTATTTTACTTTGCCAAATGAAAAGATATTTTTATTTAATCAATACAAAGATATTTACTTGACTAAGTTAAAAGAGTTTAGGAATATGTGTAAAAAAGCCATAGGTGACAGCAATATCAAAATATGTGTTGAAAATTGTAATGGGTATAAAGAATTTGCAATCGAAGGTATAGACCTTTTGTTAAAAAGCAATGTGTTTGCATTAACCTTTGATATTGGTCATAGTCATAGTGTTAATGGTATTGATGAACCATTTATAAATAGGCATATAGATAGGCTTTATCACATGCACGTTCACGATGGAAATGGTGGAGAAAATCATCTTCCTTTAGGAATAGGAGAAATTAATATAAGGGAAAGAATTTTTCTTGCGAGAGAACATAAGTGTCGTGTAGTTCTTGAAGTAAAGACTATTAAGGGGCTTAAACAGTCAGTAGATAAGCTTAAAGACTATTTATAG